TAATGGTTCAGCACTTTCCCTGGGCTTCTGATTTATGATGACATATACTTTTTCTTCTAACTGATCGTTATATGCAGTATCATTCTCTACAAACCACTGTATATATCTTTTCATATCTTGAAAGGCACATGCTCGAATATACTGCCAAATAATTTGTCTCATACTATAATCGCCCCTTTAATTTTTTTTACCGGCGAATTTACAATACAAGTGCAACACCTATAAAAAATGACACATAGGTTTCTGATATAATAATGCTACCAAACAAAATCTATATCTCGGAGGAAACCTATGTGCCACTATCATCATCTTACTCTATCTGAACGAGAAAATCTACTCTTTTTTCGCGCGCAGTCCTATTCTATCTCTCGAATTGCGGCGGCCCTCGGCCGAGATAAATCCACGATCTCACGGGAACTACGCAGAAATACAGTGAACGGCAAGTATCTGCCCATCACCGCACAACAACAGTATGCCCGCCGCCGTAAGGCATGCAAGCCTCACAAGCGGTTAGAGAATGCCGAGCTATTCGCATTGGTTAAAAATCTCTTCCTGGTGCATCATTGGTCCCCAGAAGAAATTGCCGGACGCTTGCAGCTGGAACATCAGAAGGCACTCCTTAGCTATGCAACGATTTACCGCGCCATATATGCCGGTATGTTTGATGAAACGTCGTCCTCCCATGGGTCCCGCGGTGCGGTCCGCCGCTTGCGGCATCATGGAAAATCCCGGCATACCCGGCAATATCAGGAACGACGGGGTTCTATTCCCATCTCTCACGATATTTCGGAACGGCCAGCAGGAGCCGCTAACCGCTCCCGGCGAGGACATTGGGAATGTGATACCATAGCAGGAAAGACAGGAAAAGCCTGTCTGGTTACGTTGGTAGATAGAAAGAGCCTGTATCTGGTAGGAGGCAAAGCAGCCAAAAAGACAGCACAAGCCGTCAATACGGTATTGCTTCAGGTACTGCAAGGGCAACCTGTAAAAAGCCTTACGCCGGACAGAGGAAAAGAGTTCGCCCATCATGCCGCTGTCACGGAGGCCTTGAACGGCGTGCCGTTTTATTTCCCGCCGCCGCATCAGCCCTGGCAGCGGGAAGCAACGAAAATACCAATGGCCTAGTCCGAGAGTATTTCCCGAAAGGGACGGACATCACACTCGTTCCAGAAGCCTATGTGCAAGCTGTTTTTGCAGAACTAAATCGCCGTCCCCGAAAATGTTTAGGATACAAAACGCCATACGAAGTACATTACTCTAAAAAGTTGCACTTAGCTTGACAATTCGCCCCCCAAACAACACATTGTCCTTCAAGAAAAGCCAATTCGCATTCATCATCCCCATCGATATAGGTTACAAAGTGCGGCTGCAATTCTATTTCATCGATTATATTGAACCATTGTTCTTCCTGTGTTTCTTTCTTCAAAATCTTAAATATTTCTATTAATTCTACTTTCCTATCATCGTTTACTACTTCCATTTCCCGGATCGAACGGCCTTCTCTAACCGGATGAGCCTTCACATATATCTGCTCTAAATACGCTTCTATAGCCCTGTGAAGCCGCCCATAAAAAGCTCTGCTTTCTTCTTCACTTCCCCTCATACCCCGATAGGCACCGATTATAAAATTCACCAAGTACTTTCTAATGAGCCCAAGTATAGTATCTACTACATTTTCTGTTGTTTCTTCATCAAATTCCTTAATCTTGTCAAGTACCTTACTCACCCGTTCCCTATAATTCTCGATATATTTAATATACTCTTTTCCCATGGTATTTTCTCTTAAAACCTGCAGTATAGGGTCTATATGCTTTACTTTGGCCATATATTCAGCAAAATGCTCTCTATCTCTCAAATCAAGCGGCACGGACTGAACAAAATTATCAGCAGAAACCGGTTGTTTCTTTAAAAGCGGCACAAGCCCTTCTGGAGCCTTTTTTACTAGAACAGGATATCGTTCTCTCAACCTTTTTAATACAACCGCCCTATTCCATGATTTATAAGCAACATATTGATTTCTCAAATGCTCTACTAACAGACTCACTCTAAATCACTCTCTTTCTTAACTGACACGCTACCGCTTTGAATCGTATTACCAGTTCCGTCTTTAACAGTAGCTACAGCAGCCAGCGTGTCATCTTTTTGTATTGTAATCTCTACGTCTATGACTGTATTATCTTTCTGCAATCCTGCCGGCAAATCATCGATAATCAACGTATCAATCAGGGTTATGCCGTTGTCATCAATCCGTACAGCTTTGGGAAAATTTTTTACATCACATTCATAAAGGTGTATTTCTAACCGCTGCTGTCCATCGTGCATTAACTTAAACCTTCTCGTCTTGCTGCAAGGCAGAGGCTCATTTTCTGGAATAATCGCCTGGAACTTGCCATATTGCACACCTGATGTTACGGCTATGCCAGTCTGTACATTCGTCTTCCCATCGTGAAGTTCGTCTGCTAGGTCACATTCAGCTAAAATGGTTGCCCCTCGTGAAATCAGCGTCGACACATCATCACCATATATGATTTCATCTTTAACGAGTTTATCCTCCAAGGATTTTTTGACGAAAGGTATATTGGAACTGCCGCCGGCCAATACAATAGGACTGATATTTTCTACACCCATCTCCCTGGCTTCTTCAATGGTCCGAATCGTAATATCAATAGTTCTCTGCACATCTCTGCTAATATATCGTTCTAATTCATTGCGAGAAAATTCTGCCTCATACATAGCCGAAGTACCGTCATCTAGCCAAATATTGCATACTTTCCTCGCTTCCGCCGATTCTGATAATTCCTCTTTAATGACATCTGCTGCTTGCCATATTGCTAACATATTTTGACGATAGTGAATGAGAGGCATTGTATAATATGACTCGTCGAATTCATCTTCCGAAAAAGGTAATTCCATGCCATACTCATCATTAATCCGATTCAGTAATTCTTCAGCCAGACGATCCGTCAGCGTATTGCCGCCTAAGTTCTTGTCGCCGTTCGTTGCAATTTCCTGAAATTTATTTCCTTCTTTGCGAATAATTGACACATCAAAAGTACCGCCGCCAAAATCATAGACCAAAATCGCCTTGTCCTGAATATCCCCCTCGTCCAATCCCATATCTTCCTGGCAGGCTACTGCCGCCGCCGTCGGTTCTGCCACTAATTTAGCGGTTTTAAACCCTGCATCTTTAGCTGCCTTCTTAATCGCTGCTTTATCAGTTGAATTAAATTTAGCCGGAACAGTAATAACCGTTTTATCGATGCACCCTTCTATCGGACCGAATTCTTTTATCAATTTTTCTTCTATGCCGTGAACAATTTCATTTAAAAATAAACGCGCTACTTCACGAGGTCGAATGGAAAATGTGTCCCCATTTTCTGCTGTAACGACAATCTTTTCTTTTTCACCAATTTTAGGCTTAAAATTCAAAACCCCCGCTTGTTTTTGGTTATCGAATATAATAAGTCTTTTAGCTAAGCTGCCTATGACGTATTCATTTTTACTATAAAAATAGATAGCTGAGGGAATAATTTCGTCGCCTTTATATTTTAACTGGCGTAATTTCCCTTTTTTATTAAAATATGAAACGACTGTATTCGTCGTTCCAAAATCAATTCCTATTTCCTTTCCCATACATATAGGCCCTTTCTCAATATATAATAACTTGATCTATCTTCATCGTTTGCTCTTGTCCAATGAATCCAATATGCTGATCCCAAAAGATTTCTATCCCAGCAGTCACGTCAAAAAACAAATCCCGGATTAAATTAAGTTTGTTTTCCATTTCGCTTGTCTTTATATGCGGAATATATAAAAGAAATTTTCTTTCATAGCCATAATAGTACAATTGCGTATACCCTAGAAAATTCGTTACTGCTTCGCAAAAAAAACTCTTTTTATTCCTCATTATTCTCTTTTTCCTAAGCAAATTCAAAAGCTGTTTTTTTTCAGTTTCCGTCAGCAGTAAATACATTTTCCTCACATTGATACCCCAATGTCCCTGCAAAATTTCTTGTTCAATCCCTCTTTCCATGAGCAGGCAAAATCGCATTCCTGCCATGTAATCTAAATAGGCTAAATAATGGTATAATATATTTTCTATCTCTTTTACAACTTTTTCATCTATTATTTCATCCTGCCACGCCTTAAGCAAAGCAGAAAAAACAGGTTCAAAGCGAAAAAGCGGACTTACCACTACGCAGTTACCATTATCCTCTTGTACCTCTGAATATGGTTCTGCAAGTTGTTTCGGAACGTTATATCTCTTTGTTTCATCATATACCTGCCATAAATATTTCATACCTCTTCCCTTTCTGTAACGCCTATCCAAGTAAATTCAGGATAGTGTTGTTCCATGAAATGCAACACATAATTTGCATAATCTGTTAAAAAAATTCCCTCTCCCTCAAACATAACAATACAACAAGGCTTATAGCGCAAATCCGTCAAATACAATTCATTTTGATTGGCAAAGTACCTATGCCCTCTTTTATACCGAAGAATAACTTTACGATTTTCTCGATTTCTTTTTACTACACAGCAAAATTCACAAGAAAAATTTTTATGCTGAAATCTGGATAATACTTGCGTAATATCGGCTCTAGTCCGCAGAGGTATGGCTGTATCAAATCTTTCATTTCGGAACTTATTTTCAAAACATATTTCTTCACCTTTCACATCATGAATGCTAACCTTTTTATACTGAATATCTTCCAGTTCTTCATGACAAAAAATTTCTATCTTATCTTGTCCCTTGCGAATTTCGTCACAAGGAGCCAAGGGATATATAAATGCAGCAGCGTGAGTATCCTCATAAAAATATTCATATCCGCCTGTATCCTGGCTTTGATGCAGAGGCGGCAGGCCTGTTTCACTATCTTCTACTTCAATATTCCACATCAGGCAATATTCTGTCAGCAAAACATTCTTTAATCCATTTTCTTCAAGACGGAAGTTAACCGGCCAATGATGTTGCCATAGGTCTTGTACATCCACATTTTCCAATCGTATATCAACAGCATGCCGCGCATACGGCGAATATATGACCGGCTTGGTAATATGATACATATCAGCTAAGAAAAATAATAAATTTTCTTGTTCAATAAATCGATAGTGAGGCACTAAAGAATATGTAAATTCTCTAGTATCGTTATCACAGCAAATAGTGCCTGTATATGTTCTGCTGCAAATTTCAGATAACTTATCATATGTGCAATTTAAGAAAAATTGACATTCCTGCTGATAAAACGCTGCATCATATTCCATAGAATCAGCAATCCCAAAAAGACTATTGCCTACATGAATTTCCTGGAATCCTCTTTCTGCCATTTTCGCAATATCATTTTTTTTTACCAACACGGTAGTAATGTTCCACACTACGCTCCAATCATTCTGCACTGCGGCAAAAAAATTATTTACTCTCTTTTCTACACGCTGTAATACAATATCTTCATATATCGATAAAGCAGAAAATGTGCTAGTCAGTATTTTTTTTAATTCGCTATCTTTTATAGTTGATTTTTCGATAATATCAGTAATCTTACTCTGTAAATTACGTTCCATCTTTACTTCTCCATTATTAAGAAATATGCACAGTCCTGCCCTGCAAATTCAAAGAACTGTTGCTTTTTACAGTTGCAGAACCGCCAGATTCCATGTGCACCTTGCTATTTCCTTTGATTTGTATCGTCTTAGCCTGCTGATCTACTGTACTATCAGCCTGAATTAGAATGCCATTTTTCTGCAAAACTAATTCGTTTTCAGCCGTTTTTAATAATATTTTATCTTCATCTATACAAACCTGGTTGCTGCCTACACATAATTCAATTTTATTTTCATCCATATATATTTTATTTTCAAATGAATGCAGCTCTAAAGAATTATTTTTCCAAAAGATACGCTGCTTCGTATTATTTCCAATATATTTTTCTTCTACATTGCTGCATTCTTCATCTAAAGCTTCCTGCCGTAATGCCGAATATGCAAAACAAGTTCCATTAGTGAAGAGAATTTCGACTACATCTCCTACATCAGGAAGAAAAACAATACCTCCCCGTTTTCCGCCATAGAAAGTACCATAATCAAACCAAGCCCTCTTACTTTCAGTTCGGTCCATATCTTCTACATAGTCATCAATAAATTCAACCTGAATCCGGCCTCTATGTTCCGGATCTTTCACATTAGTAACCCGAGCTTTAAGCTTTATCGTTTTTTCCAAAGAAAACTTATCCGCCCCTTTAGGTATATCTTTCTTTTTCAATTCTTCAATTTCATATGTAAATTCAGTGCTTTCGTGTACTTTCCTTACAGTAACAGCTGTAATTACATATTTTGTACTGCTTTTTCCTAATGTTACAATACGCCCTAATTCAATATACTTTTGAAGTTTTATATCTTGACTGTACCATTTCTTCTTTCCTCTGCACTGCTGTTTGTATTTAGAGGCAATAATCTCCTCATTTTCTATCTTCATTACCCGCTGATTTATATTAACATCATCAATGGCGATAATAACTTTATCTGCAAATACGTCATTAACCCACAGGTGCGTCTGACAGCACGCAGCTATACGCTGTATAAAAGCGAAATCAGTTTCTTGACTTTGTACTGCAACAGCTTCATAAATTTCTGTCTTTAATTTGTCTGCCAGACGCAGCTCGCACGCTGATAGTGCGAGCCGCTGTGCTGACAGCAAATCACAAAATTTCTTTTGCGGATCTTGAAATATTCTGTTTTTTTCATCTTGATCTAAAAGCACAGAAAGGGATGTCAAGGTTACATCAAGGGATGTAACCGAATACGTTTTTTCAATACTGATTTCCTGAATAATGCCATTGAAAACAGGCATGCCATCGTCTAACTGCACTAAAGCTGCAGTTCCTGCCATCGTTGCATACTTATCTGCTGTATCCTCTGATATGGCAGCGCTGAAATGACAGCAACTATGGCCGTCTCTCTGCTTGTGCAGTTCAAATTCATCAATATAAAACACGTCGTCAAATCCCTTGATCTTCATTGCCGCTCTCCTTTGAAAATTACGTATTAAATAATATCAACAAGATGCTGTGTTAATATTGTCTAAATAATTTTCCTTCTGCGTAAGTTCTAGTTCAAATGTACATTTTTTATCTTCTTTTTCATAATGTTCTATGTAGTCTACTACAAACATCTTTTCAAATTTATAACTGCGTACAACATTGTTTTCTGAACTCTTAATTTCAATTTCTACAGTTCTGTACCATTGATCTTGATTTGGATCTCGAGTCCAGTTAAACACAGCTATCAGCTTGTCCGTTATTTCCGGCTTTATTTCCCCGCATATTTTCAGCTTTGCTAGCATAGAATTAGATTTTTGCCTTACATCATCATCGGTCGTATCAAAAGAAATATTCACTTCCGTAATGATCTGTTTCTCATCCTTGTCACCATCCATCGTCTTGCCAAATTCAATAATGTTTTTGCCGTCGCTTGGAACTATTGTTACTGTGTATAACATAAATACCTCTCCCTTCTTATAATTAATCAATATTAATTTCTACAGCAATTTCGTTTTTATTAAACTTTATTTTTAAATTAGCAATATTGCTGTTTTCTTCATCATCATTTTCTTTGATAACCTCTTCTCCGTTTTGCAAAATCCGGTTGACAATCTTTTCATTTGTCGAAGCTCTTTTCCATGAAACAACTTCATCCTTTGCAAATTGCTTCAAATTTGCCAATTTAACTTTCGAACCGCCCCATTTACCGCGCAAATACTGAAGAACGAAATCTTTCATCAGTATCTGATAAATCGGCGTATACTGGCCTTCTGTATTTTTCTTCAGCGTTCTGGCTAAATAGACATACGTGTTTTTTATTGGCTCATTATTAATATAGATTTTATCACTATTGAATACAAAGCCGAAATTATCTTTTCCTATCTCTTCGATTATATCCTTATTCCAGCGCATTACTAATTCGCGATTAAATTTGGTAATAAGGTTCTTCTTTATTTCTTCATTTTCCAAGTCCACACGCACGCATACATTTTCTTTATCGACTTTAAAGCCATGCTTTTCTAAATAATCCGTTTGCTGACTGCCGACAAGAAGCCCTGCTGCCGGATAGGCTGCATCAATATACACATCCGGCACAGTAAGCATTAACTTTTCATCTTGTACTTCTTCCGCAACACTTACTTTACGTTCTCTTGTAACAGTAAAATTCGGATATGAATATACAGCATGTCCATAATTTACTTCACTTAATACCTCCCGTTTGTTTCTAATATAGCTGGCAGTAATGCTGCCAAAGCCATTGTCTTTGCCTGCCTTGAAATTAAAAATAGTCATGATCCGGTTTTCATCTAACAGCTTCAGCATCATCTTCGCTGTATTGAAGTCCAAATAATCTAAAGACTGTTTCTTTTCCTGCGCATCAATATTTATATCGGCAAACGGATCAATATCACTGCTGCTATTATCAGATATTCCTGCTCCATCTACAACAGCAGGCAAAATAGCAAACCAAATTTTTTCTTCGACTTGGTTAATACCTCTATCTTCAATAAAACGACTGAACTTCTCTTTAACATCTGATACTAATCGGCTTGTCGGACAATTACTTACAATAAGTCCGCTCTTTAAATAGCCTGTATCGCCGCCGTCGGCAGTTGCATGATCAAAGAATATCTTGACTCCTAATAATTTTTCTAAAACCTGTGTCATTTCATCAATAAATGATTTCTTGGCTCGGACATAAATTTTTTCATACTTTTCTTTGTTACTCAATAATTCTTCTTTAGATGCTGTCGTAGTCAATGCGGCACTATTATCCATGGGGGAATATACATTAGTAATTAATGCTTTTACAAATTCATTAGGCTGAAACTCGTTTTTTTCATAATCTTTTTCCAGTACGTCCGTAATCGTTGCCGGAAGATTTTGCCTTGGCATCAACATCTTTGTATCGTCATCATTTTCTTGGGCTATTTCTTTTACTTCTTGAACAATCAGTTCGCCTGAATTATCAAAAGCTAAATATCCGCTAATAGGTCTATTGACAACGTCATCATTGTCAGATTCACTTTTATATTCATCTAATAATTTAATTTTTATATTGATATCTTCTATTGCTACAGGCAATAAACCCATTTGAGAATTTTTATACTGTTCGGTAATCCTCTTTCTGTCTTCTATAAATCTCTGAGCATACTCAGAAGGATTTTCTCCTTTTTCTTTAAGTTCATAATACTTTTCAAGGTTATATTTTAAACTTTTTCGTATATTTCTGGCTTCTTCCACTTCCCGTTTCGGCGTAAGCATTTCTAATATTTTCTTATCATCAAATTCCAAATTAGAACTGCCGCTGCTTCCCTTTGTATAATAAAAATCAGAAAGCATTTTATAATACACATTGTCTGTAATAGAAGTTTCTCTATAATTTGTCTTTCTAGCGACGTTAATATCAGTTGTATACATGAACTGAATATTTCCATTTTCATCTTGCTGGCAGATTTCATACACTTTAGGAGCAAACTTTTCTAAAAATTCCTTAAATGTATGCACTTCTAATTTTTTTAATTCCAACTGAAACATTTCCGTAGTTGGATCATTATTCTGCAATATTGTAAATAAATCAGGGACATTATCATCCCTATTAAATTCCTCAAATAAAATAGTTTTAGAAGTCTGTTTTAAAATTTCCATTGTCGATGCCACTTGCATTCTCCCCTTCCACGTCTTTAAAATATACATTTTTTAAGTTTTCATGTTCTACAGCATGTTTCACTTCCTCGGTAACAATAATCTCTTGATTTACTACATGAGCCAGTTTAAATATTTTATAATTTCCTACCGTTGCTGAATTAATACTAATATGCATCACTTCCTGCATCTGTTCCTCGGCAGAAAGGAATTCATTATT
This region of Megasphaera stantonii genomic DNA includes:
- a CDS encoding Hsp70 family protein, which gives rise to MGKEIGIDFGTTNTVVSYFNKKGKLRQLKYKGDEIIPSAIYFYSKNEYVIGSLAKRLIIFDNQKQAGVLNFKPKIGEKEKIVVTAENGDTFSIRPREVARLFLNEIVHGIEEKLIKEFGPIEGCIDKTVITVPAKFNSTDKAAIKKAAKDAGFKTAKLVAEPTAAAVACQEDMGLDEGDIQDKAILVYDFGGGTFDVSIIRKEGNKFQEIATNGDKNLGGNTLTDRLAEELLNRINDEYGMELPFSEDEFDESYYTMPLIHYRQNMLAIWQAADVIKEELSESAEARKVCNIWLDDGTSAMYEAEFSRNELERYISRDVQRTIDITIRTIEEAREMGVENISPIVLAGGSSNIPFVKKSLEDKLVKDEIIYGDDVSTLISRGATILAECDLADELHDGKTNVQTGIAVTSGVQYGKFQAIIPENEPLPCSKTRRFKLMHDGQQRLEIHLYECDVKNFPKAVRIDDNGITLIDTLIIDDLPAGLQKDNTVIDVEITIQKDDTLAAVATVKDGTGNTIQSGSVSVKKESDLE
- a CDS encoding phage baseplate assembly protein V, giving the protein MKIKGFDDVFYIDEFELHKQRDGHSCCHFSAAISEDTADKYATMAGTAALVQLDDGMPVFNGIIQEISIEKTYSVTSLDVTLTSLSVLLDQDEKNRIFQDPQKKFCDLLSAQRLALSACELRLADKLKTEIYEAVAVQSQETDFAFIQRIAACCQTHLWVNDVFADKVIIAIDDVNINQRVMKIENEEIIASKYKQQCRGKKKWYSQDIKLQKYIELGRIVTLGKSSTKYVITAVTVRKVHESTEFTYEIEELKKKDIPKGADKFSLEKTIKLKARVTNVKDPEHRGRIQVEFIDDYVEDMDRTESKRAWFDYGTFYGGKRGGIVFLPDVGDVVEILFTNGTCFAYSALRQEALDEECSNVEEKYIGNNTKQRIFWKNNSLELHSFENKIYMDENKIELCVGSNQVCIDEDKILLKTAENELVLQKNGILIQADSTVDQQAKTIQIKGNSKVHMESGGSATVKSNSSLNLQGRTVHIS